One stretch of Callospermophilus lateralis isolate mCalLat2 chromosome 11, mCalLat2.hap1, whole genome shotgun sequence DNA includes these proteins:
- the Adam11 gene encoding disintegrin and metalloproteinase domain-containing protein 11, with protein sequence MRRLRRRAIAALLLLLPLLPAPGLGARDPVGALRWRGSLQVGIVEAPEVTEPSRLVGESSGGEVRKQQLDTRVRQEPPGGPPVHLAQVSFVIPAFNSNFTLDLELNHHLLSSQYVERHFSREGTTQHSTGAGDHCYYQGKLRGSPHSFAAISTCWGLHGVFSDGNLTYIVEPQEMAGPWGAPQGPLPHLIYRTPLLPAPLGCREPGCLFADPAHSAPPNRPRLRRKRQVRRGHPTVHSETKYVELIVINDHQLFEQMRQSVVLTSNFAKSVVNLADVIYKEQLNTRIVLVAMETWADGDKIQVQDDLLETLARLMVYRREGLPEPSDATHLFSGRTFQSTSSGAAYVGGICSLSRGGGVNEYGNMGAMAVTLAQTLGQNLGMMWNKHRSSAGDCKCPDIWLGCIMEDTGFYLPRKFSRCSIDEYNQFLQEGGGSCLFNKPLKLLDPPECGNGFVEAGEECDCGSVQECSRAGGNCCKKCTLTHDAMCSDGLCCRRCKYEPRGVSCREAVNECDIAETCTGDSSQCPPNLHKLDGYYCDHEQGRCYGGRCKTRDRQCQALWGHVAADRFCYEKLNVEGTERGNCGRKGSGWVQCNKQDVLCGFLLCVNISGAPRLGDLGGDISSVTFYHQGKELDCRGGHVQLADGSDLSYVEDGTACGPNMLCLDHRCLPASAFNFSTCPGSGERRICSHHGVCSNEGKCICQPDWTGKDCSIHNPLPTSPPTGETERYKGPSGTNIIIGSIAGAVLVAAIVLGGTGWGFKNIRRGRYDPTQQGAV encoded by the exons ATGAGGCGGCTGCGGCGCCGGGCGATCGcggctctgctgctgctgctgccgctgctcccCGCGCCCG GTCTTGGGGCCCGGGATCCTGTAGGAGCTCTGCGCTGGAGGGGCTCACTCCAGGTGGGGATTGTAGAAGCCCCCGAGGTCACAGAGCCCAGCCGTCTGGTAGGGGAGAGCTCCGGGGGAGAGGTCCGAAAGCAGCAGCTGGATACCAGGGTCCGCCAGGAGCCACCTGGGGGCCCG CCTGTCCATCTGGCCCAGGTGAGTTTCGTCATCCCAGCCTTCAACTCAAACTTCACCTTGGACCTGGAGCTGAACCA TCACCTCCTCTCCTCGCAATACGTAGAGCGCCACTTCAGCAGGGAGGGGACAACCCAGCACAGTACT GGGGCTGGAGACCACTGCTACTACCAGGGGAAGCTCCGGGGCAGCCCGCACTCCTTTGCCGCCATCTCCACCTGCTGGGGGCTGCA TGGGGTCTTCTCTGATGGGAACTTGACTTACATTGTGGAGCCCCAAGAGATGGCTGGGCCTTGGGGAGCCCCCCAG GGACCCCTTCCCCACCTCATTTACCGGACCCCTCTCCTCCCAGCCCCCCTCGGATGCAGGGAACCAG GCTGCCTGTTTGCTGACCCCGCCCATTCTGCTCCTCCAAACCGGCCGAGGCTGAGAAGGAAAAGGCAG GTCCGCAGGGGCCACCCCACTGTACACAGTGAGACCAAGTACGTGGAGCTGATTGTAATCAATGACCACCAGCTG TTTGAGCAGATGCGACAGTCTGTGGTCCTCACCAGCAACTTTGCCAAGTCCGTGGTGAACCTGGCAGATGTG ATATACAAGGAGCAGCTCAACACCCGCATTGTGCTGGTTGCCATGGAAACATGGGCAGATGGGGACAAGATCCAGGTGCAGGATGACCTCCTGGAAACCCTGGCCCGCCTCATGGTCTACCGGCGGGAGGGTTTGCCTGAGCCCAGTGATGCCACCCACCTCTTCTC GGGCAGGACCTTCCAGAGCACCAGCAGTGGTGCAGCCTACGTGGGGGGCATCTGCTCCCTGTCCAGGGGTGGGGGTGTCAATGAG TATGGCAACATGGGGGCCATGGCAGTGACCCTGGCCCAGACGCTGGGGCAGAACCTGGGCATGATGTGGAACAAACACAGGAGCTCAGCAG GGGACTGCAAGTGTCCAGACATCTGGCTGGGCTGCATCATGGAGGATACTGG GTTCTACCTGCCCCGCAAGTTCTCGCGCTGCAGCATCGATGAGTACAACCAGTTTCTGCAGGAGGGCGGCGGGAGCTGCCTCTTCAACAAGCCCCTCAAG CTTCTGGACCCCCCCGAGTGCGGAAATGGCTTCGTGGAGGCGGGGGAGGAATGTGACTGCGGCTCGGTGCAG GAATGCAGCCGAGCGGGTGGCAATTGCTGCAAGAAGTGCACTCTGACTCACGATGCCATGTGCAGCGACGGGCTCTGCTGTCGCCGCTGCAAG TACGAGCCGCGAGGTGTCTCCTGCCGAGAGGCGGTGAACGAATGCGACATCGCGGAGACCTGCACTGGAGACTCAAGCCAG TGTCCCCCTAACTTGCACAAGCTGGATGGTTACTACTGTGATCATGAGCAG GGTCGTTGCTATGGAGGTCGCTGCAAAACTCGGGACCGACAGTGCCAGGCCCTTTGGGGCCATG TGGCTGCTGATCGTTTCTGCTATGAGAAGCTGAATGTGGAGGGGACGGAGCGTGGGAACTGTGGGCGCAAGGGGTCAGGCTGGGTCCAGTGCAATAAGCA ggATGTGCTCTGTGGCTTCCTCCTCTGTGTCAACATCTCTGGAGCACCTCGGCTAGGGGACCTAGGGGGAGACATCAGCAGTGTTACCTTCTACCACCAGGGCAAGGAGCTGGACTGCAG GGGAGGCCATGTGCAGCTGGCTGATGGCTCAGACCTGAGCTATGTGGAGGATGGCACGGCCTGTGGGCCCAACATGCTGTGCCTGGACCACCGCTGCCTGCCAGCCTCTGCCTTCAACTTCAGCACCTGCCCAGGCAGTGGGGAGCGCCGGATCTGCTCCCACCACGGG GTCTGTAGCAATGAAGGAAAGTGCATCTGTCAGCCTGACTGGACAGGCAAAGACTGCAGCATCCACAACCCCCTGCCCACATCCCCACCCACCGGGGAGACAGAGCGATATAAAG GTCCCAGCGGTACCAACATCATCATTGGCTCCATCGCCGGGGCTGTCCTGGTTGCAGCCATCGTCCTGGGCGGCACGGGCTGGGGATTTAA AAACATCCGCAGAGGAAGGTACGACCCGACCCAGCAGGGGGCAGTGTGA